Sequence from the Phragmites australis chromosome 6, lpPhrAust1.1, whole genome shotgun sequence genome:
CAAATCCGATGGAGCTGGAGGTTGCCGCGCCGGTGCCGAGCAGGAGGGACGGCAGGAGGCTGGCGAGGTGCCCGCGGCTGCAGCTGGACACCAAGACGGTCACGGCCATCGAGCAGTCCACAGGGGAGAGCATCGCCGACGCCAGCGAGGGCGGCGTCGCGATGCGCGTCAAGATCGTGCTCAGCAAGCAGCAGCTGAAGCAGTTGGCGGCGGCAGTCGCCGGGGGCGGCTCCTTCGCCCTGCCGCCGTCGCTGGAGCAGCTCGTCAGCGTTCTCAAGCGGCAGCACGCCAAGAAGCAGGCGGCGGCTGCCGAAGTGGTGGCTGTCGGAAGGGGCAGGGGGCGGTGGTCGCCGGCGCTGCAGAGTATCCCGGAGGAATGCTTTAGCTAGATAGCCTTGTTAGCC
This genomic interval carries:
- the LOC133920430 gene encoding uncharacterized protein LOC133920430 is translated as MELEVAAPVPSRRDGRRLARCPRLQLDTKTVTAIEQSTGESIADASEGGVAMRVKIVLSKQQLKQLAAAVAGGGSFALPPSLEQLVSVLKRQHAKKQAAAAEVVAVGRGRGRWSPALQSIPEECFS